One part of the Opitutales bacterium genome encodes these proteins:
- a CDS encoding GTP cyclohydrolase I FolE2, with protein sequence MSNDTHPMPPTSSLNRAYDAQFATDDAYRETLPDPKNNGRPAVVKADAPIAQVGVSNFRLPLRFARPGDSEITLEASILGSVPYPGGRKGINMSRIVRSFYDHKDQLFSLDALEPVLRDFFSPRGRLRSPHYPRR encoded by the coding sequence ATGTCCAACGATACTCATCCAATGCCTCCAACATCGTCACTGAATCGCGCCTATGACGCGCAGTTTGCGACGGACGATGCATACAGGGAGACGCTGCCCGACCCCAAAAATAATGGGCGTCCTGCGGTTGTGAAGGCCGATGCGCCGATAGCTCAAGTGGGCGTGTCGAATTTTCGACTCCCGCTCAGGTTTGCACGGCCTGGTGACTCCGAGATCACGCTCGAGGCGTCTATACTTGGATCTGTCCCCTACCCCGGGGGCCGAAAGGGCATCAATATGTCACGTATCGTCCGTTCGTTCTACGACCATAAGGACCAGCTATTTTCCTTGGATGCGCTGGAACCTGTTTTGCGTGACTTTTTTTCTCCCCGCGGACGACTCCGTAGCCCTCATTACCCCCGTAGATGA